Proteins encoded by one window of Channa argus isolate prfri chromosome 13, Channa argus male v1.0, whole genome shotgun sequence:
- the wnt5a gene encoding protein Wnt-5a yields MNLGLGWVCRSACWPFGSVLDSRHCVFALTLLTLLMQVVVEANSWWSLAMNPLLIPEAYIIGAQPLCSQLVGLSQGQKKLCQLYQDHMQYIGEGAKTGIRECQYQFRHRRWNCSTVDNSSVFGRVMQIGSRETAFTYAISAAGVVNAVSRACREGELSSCGCSRAARPKDLPRDWLWGGCGDNLNYGYRFSKEFVDAREREKSYPKGSYESARLLMNLHNNEAGRRTVSDLAHVSCKCHGVSGSCSLKTCWLQLADFRKVGDALKEKYDSAASMKLNLRGKLVQMHSKFNAPTSNDLVYIEASPDYCLKNQSTGSLGTVGRLCNKTSEGMDGCELMCCGRGYDQYKAQIVERCHCKFHWCCYVKCKRCTKIVDQFVCK; encoded by the exons ATGAACCTTGGGCTGGGCTGGGTGTGCCGGTCAGCTTGCTGGCCCTTTGGCAGCGTATTGGACTCCAGACACTGTGTCTTCGCCCTCACACTCCTCACACTCCTCATGCAGGTGGTTGTGGAGGCTAACTCTTGGTG GTCTCTGGCAATGAACCCTTTACTGATCCCAGAGGCCTACATCATTGGTGCCCAGCCACTCTGCAGCCAGCTGGTCGGCCTGTCACAAGGCCAGAAGAAACTCTGCCAGCTCTACCAGGACCACATGCAGTACATTGGTGAAGGTGCCAAGACAGGCATCAGAGAGTGCCAATACCAGTTCAGACACCGGCGCTGGAACTGCAGCACTGTTGACAACTCCTCTGTTTTTGGACGGGTTATGCAAATAG gCAGTCGAGAAACAGCTTTCACTTATGCCATCAGTGCAGCAGGAGTGGTGAATGCTGTGAGCCGAGCTTGCAGAGAGGGGGAGCTCTCCAGCTGTGGGTGCAGTCGTGCAGCTCGCCCCAAAGATCTTCCCCGAGACTGGCTGTGGGGTGGCTGCGGAGACAACCTCAACTACGGCTACAGGTTTTCAAAAGAGTTTGTGGATGCACGGGAGAGGGAGAAGAGCTACCCCAAAGGCTCGTATGAGAGCGCAAGGCTGTTGATGAATCTTCACAATAATGAGGCTGGAAGAAGG ACTGTGTCAGATCTTGCCCACGTCTCCTGCAAGTGCCATGGCGTATCAGGCTCATGCAGCCTTAAgacctgctggctgcagctggCTGACTTCCGCAAGGTGGGCGATGCACTGAAGGAAAAGTATGATAGTGCTGCATCTATGAAGCTCAACTTGCGTGGAAAGCTGGTGCAGATGCACAGCAAGTTTAACGCTCCCACGAGCAACGACCTAGTGTACATCGAAGCCAGTCCAGACTACTGCTTGAAAAACCAAAGCACTGGCTCCTTGGGCACAGTGGGCCGGCTTTGCAACAAGACCTCAGAGGGCATGGATGGTTGTGAGCTGATGTGCTGCGGCCGTGGATATGATCAGTACAAGGCCCAGATAGTGGAGCGCTGCCACTGCAAGTTCCACTGGTGCTGCTACGTCAAGTGCAAGCGCTGCACCAAAATCGTAGACCAATTTGTCTGCAAGTGA